A region of Mycteria americana isolate JAX WOST 10 ecotype Jacksonville Zoo and Gardens chromosome 11, USCA_MyAme_1.0, whole genome shotgun sequence DNA encodes the following proteins:
- the LOC142415407 gene encoding uncharacterized protein LOC142415407, with protein METPPACPSSRSPRQPWSAVQREEGVSPCPPSLTAYPGVLQQCWVAPHLQGVVSRREAAGKHPGPPRLLPDACTVSFPLAGLFSTQPFPTGSTRAVPVLKLSHAEEEEGQGRRVTLDTDDLEYESVYGEEEDYDEVLEMDSSEQHAMGAEPCSLPLDEGDCQRYTLRWYYSQRVTECRPFVYSGCRGNLNRFDSKEECELHCGQRPAADARGVTGGKVGGQPTA; from the exons ATGGAGA ctcctcctgcctgtccctcctccagGAGCCCCCGGCAGCCCTGGTCTGCGGTGCAGAGAGAGGAgggggtgtccccatgtcccccgtccCTGACCGCGTACCCCGGcgtgctgcagcagtgctgggtggCTCCGCACCTGCAAGGGGTGGTTTCTCGCCGGGAGGCAGCGGGGAAGCACCCCGGGCCCCCTCGCCTCCTCCCTGATGCCTGCACCGTGTCCTTCCCCCTCGCAGGGCTCTTCTCCACGCAGCCGTTCCCCACTGGCAGCACTCGTGCAGTCCCTGTGCTCAAGTTGTCAcatgctgaggaagaggagg ggcagggcaggcgggTCACGCTCGACACCGACGACCTCGAGTACGAGAGCGTgtatggggaggaggaggactaCGATGAGGTCCTGGAGATGGACAGCTCGGAGCAGCACGCAATGGGTG CCGAGCCCTGCAGCCTGCCGCTGGATGAGGGGGACTGCCAGCGCTACACGCTGCGGTGGTACTACAGCCAAAGAGTCACCGAGTGCCGGCCCTTCGTCTACAGCGGCTGCCGGGGCAACCTCAACCGCTTCGACAGCAAGGAGGAGTGCGAGCTGCACTGCGGGCAGCGCCCAGCGGCAG ATGCCCGCGGCGTTACCGGCGGCAAGGTGGGAGGGCAGCCGACGGCGTAG